The segment TTCAAGCCTGGTCGCCCATGTCGTCCTCGCCCTCCTCGCCGGGAGCCGTCGGCGCAATTGGTGTCCCGGCTGGAGGCTCGTCCTGTGGGTGGCGTACCAGATCGTGGACATTGCCGGAACCTACGCCCTCAGCAACCTCTCGATCGACACCACCGGCGACAAAGCGGCGGTCGAGCGCGAGCAGCTGCTGGTTGCGTTCTGGACGCCGTTCCTCCTGCTGCATATGGGTGGCCCGGACAACATCGGCGCCTACTCCCTCGAAGACGACAAGCTCTCCTTGCGCAAAGTGTTCGGGACCGTCTCCCAGGTCCTGGGTGCCTTGTATGTCGTCTACACCAACATATACCTTGGCGACAGCTGGCTCCTGCGCGCGGCAACCATCATCATGATCACCGTCGGTATTCCCAGATTCTTCGAGAAGGCGCTCGCGCTTTTGGGAGGCGACTTTGGCAAGATCCGGGGCTCAAGTAACAAGAAGCATCCGTCCCCTGCGGTCTTGTTTAGCATAGGGGAACAGGAGCTTGACAACGAACACGCACTGCTGTGTGCTCAGATCATGTTCCTATATTGCGGCAGGCGCACCATGGCTGATTCCTCCGACGAGAAACACAACCTTGAGGTCAGCCGGAAGATCCTGTCCTTGGGATGGAAGGACATGTGCAAGGTGGTCGAGTTGGAGGCCTCCCTCATATACGACGTCCTATACACCAAAGCAGCCAAGGTCCACACCTGGGGAGGCTACCTGCTCCGCCTCATCTCGCCgctcgccaccgccaccgccgccttccTGTTCTGGCTCTACCCAAAGGTTTCTGTGGAGCCAGTTGAcgttatcatcacttacatcttGCTTGTCGCTGCATTCATGCTGGATGTGGTCTGGCTGGTGACGGCCCTGGGGTCGACCTGGGCGTACGCATTCCTGACTGCTAGGCCAAGGGTTTGGCTTCACCATAAGGTTCTGTGCGGTGGCTGGTGGTGCTGGTTCCGCCACATCGCTGTGTCTCTGCATCCGTGGCGGCTTCTTGGCAAGGATCCAAGCAGCTACAGGATGTGGTCGGGCGCCATTGGGCGGTACGACTTGCTGTACGAGTGCACCCGTGCTCCTGGTTGTACAGCGAGTCTATGCAGCTGGCTGGCGACCAAGGTGGGACAGGAGGACACATGGAACGAATGCCGCTTCTGGAAGTATTTATCTGAGATTCCGCAAGATGTGAAGGAGTTGCTGTTCGAACGGATAAAGCGAAGACTGTCCGACACAACTGATGGGAATGCCACTGCCTACCCCAGGAAGGACATCAGGGCGCTCTGGGGCCAAGAGGCGGTCAAGAGATGCAAGAAGAAATTCGGCGGCCTCAAGCTGCCTTCCTTCGGCCGCGAATTCCAGGAAGACATCCTCTTATGGCACATCGCAACCACCATTTACCTCTGGTCCGGCAACCACCAACTCATCAGGGGTGCAAATGCATCGACGATGCAGCGGAACCATGTCAAGGCAATCGAGGCGGTGTCAGAGTACCTgatgttcctccttgctgcacGCCCACACATGCTGCCAGACTGTGCCCTCCGCAGGCTGTACGAGGTTACCTGCCAAGTATTGGAAGAGGAATGGGTTAAGGGTAAGGAAAATAGTTCCTGTTGTGCATCAAGAAAGAAGAAGTTTGCTGAGATCCTGTGCAACAAAGAGGAGTCCGGGGACCCAGATTCGGACCCTAATAGACGTCTTATCTCGGAAGCAACTCGACTTGCCATTGCGCTACAACAAGTGGACTCAATGAAAGTGAAGGATTTAGTGGAACTCATCTTCGATGTGTGGGTGGATAAGCTGCTCTATGCGGGCATCCAATGCAGCAGGGAGTCCCATGCCAAGCAGCTCAGTCGGGGTGGTGAGCTCATAACCATCGTGTGGATCGTGGCAGAGCACGCTGGTCTGTTTTGCATCGGGGAACCCTACAACGAAATTATCGATGATGGTTCTTCTCCCGACTGCTCGCCCACGAACCCTCGCGTGCGCACTGGGAGCGGGACTGagcgtgtgtgcgtgtgtgtgtgcgcgGGGGTGTGTGTGTGCGCTCTTCGTGCCCGCTCTCAGGCCGCCAGCCTCGGTGGCACCGGTTGCCCCCTTTCCTGGCCCATCTCGTGAAAAAAAAAGCCTGACCCCGACAGTCCAAACAAGATTTGCCACAAACATCCTAAGAGGCATGTGTGTCCTCACTCCTGTTCTATGACAGACTATTATTGCTAAGCAATTTTCTGATTTATTTAATCCAAAAAACAAATTTATTATGGAATGTATAACTATCATATGTATATAAATGAAGGTACACAAAAAGTGGCATGAGCATTTCAAAGTTGTAAAATTATCGCTAGCAAAggtgagaattttttattttctaatctaaCCTTTTATTATTAATCCATTTCAAACTATAATTTCAAGAACTAACTTCTTTGACCACACCAGGCCCCGTGGCGTGGCAAAAAACACACTGTCACACCACATGCAATGGTGTGATAGTATGTGCCACACTGGTGCATGCCGGAGCTGCCTATCAGCACGGATGATATGTGGCGGGTACACTCTTGTCATGTTAAcaaacttaaaaaaatcatgacatTTTTATACGGTGTCATATAAAGacaatctttatataaaaattgttgcTTTCAATaataatatctacaactttgtaatggTGACTTTTCCCTTTTGAAGTCGTTAAGGTACCAAATAATTAATACAAACTTCAAACAGTGTAGGAGGCACTGGTAACTCAGGATCGGCACCAGCGTACTCCCTTCATCCTGATTAATTCGTATGAGTTATTTAGCTCCTTTATCTATTtaataataaaagaaaatggCCCTTCCTCTCTTCCACTATAGTTGTATGAAAAAAGAAAGCCTAGAAATTCTCGCGTAAAGCAAACACATCCTGTTGTTGATTTGATACACCCGATGGATCTAATTAATCAAAACCTAAACGCAACCAAAAGCAGCCAGCCATCCCTCTGCTCGGACCCTGTCGGCCATCACCCGTGCCGCAGGCCCATTCCGGTGCTGGCCGACCCTCGCCGCCCATCACCGCCGACTGCTGTCTAAGCCGCCTCCCCGCCAAGTTTGAAAGAGGTATTTGTAGTATGTTGTGTATAGAGATTGGTTTCTTATATTACTTGTATAATAAAAGAATAAGAAGATAGTTGGAGAGATACAGGGTGAGGggtacgaggaggaggagggtgttGAAGAAGAGTACGAAGAGGATGTCGATCCGAATGGTGCACATTAATCGATTATTCGAATGAATTGACCGGTGAGACAAACGAGGAGGAAAGAATCACTTTTCTAAAATAGATAGAGCGGGATGATCATGAGGCTAACGATTACCCTGAGTATGATAACTCAGATGGTGAGGACGATGCTCCAGTTCCCACGGACTGgaacaatcccaacttcaatAATTTTGTGATGAATGAGGGAAATTAAGTGACCTGAGAGTATACGCAGAATAGGGTGACCCAAgatgctaggtatcctaccaatTAGGCTATAAAGGATGCTGTGACTCAATAGGAGACATCGCTTCAACggcagttttatgttgtcaagtcaaacaagaaggaatatgatgtcaagtgcaCAAATGAGGGTTACCCGTGGCGGGTGCACGGCTacaaggggaagtgggttgactattgggaggtgtcgattgttgtcgagcacacttgcatgatggacgaaCTTTAGCCCAACCACATGAACATAACATCATCCTTTGTCGTCAATGTGATGTACACCCAGATTATAAATAACTTGAACTACGAACCATAGTTCATAATCAGACAAATTAAGGAGGAGCACAAGTACACTATTAGCTACAATAAGACATAGAGGGCAAAGAGGAAGGTAATCGAAATGAGGTTCGAGACCTACAAAGCGTCATATGAGAATCTGACATATTTGCTGtagaccattgctcgaaggaactCAGGGAcatattacgacattgataagtacctATTGATGTTCAAACCTGGTAAGTACGTCCTGAAGTGATGTTTCTTCGTAATATGGGcatgtatcgaagctttcaagcattattGGCCTATCTTATGCATCGATGACACTTTCTTTACCGGCAAGTTCATAGGACAGATCCTAATTGCTATTAGGGTCGATGggaacaatcaagttctacCGTTGACCTTCGCATTTGTGGAGGGTGAGAACAACAACAGTTTGTATTAGTTCTTGTACTGTGTaaggatgataattgtttgtGCTCGGCCGAACGTGTGCATTATACATGACTGGCATGCTAGGATGCTTAAGGCAATTCTGGATTTGCAAAATGGAACAGACGATGGCTTGATTGTACCTGTGTGGCTAGATTTGCAGAGtatgtggtgcatgaggcatttggatgcaaacttcttccgccaattcaagagtaagaacctcatgaacatgttcaattGGTTGTGCGTTCAAAACCAGCATCGgaaatttgatgctctttggaagataCTGGATGAGATgacgaagaagaaaaaataggagTGTGCAGGGAGGCCCGTGAGGGGGCTGGAGGACGAACTAGTACCTCTTGTGTTCCTGCCAAAGGATAATGAAGCTGGCATCACGCGAAGGACCGGATCATCTActaggtcatttagcgagtagattgagaatgagccgaagGAGAAGTAGGCTCTTCTCTAAGACACAAATTGGGCTAGGTACggcattatgactacaaatttagcagatgtttacaactgggtgatgaaTGGTGTGAGAGGGTTGCCGTTGgcggggattgtagagttcatacttcaagggacatgcatgtatttcaGGGACCGTTATGCAGTAGCGCAAATGGTGCTGAATAATGCTAGTATGATTTATGGgatgaagatgactaagtacatggaagacaagacAGAGAAGGGAATGATGCACATGGTGAAGATCATGGGAACTGCACAGCACAAATACGCaattctatgcagggacaaaggaacgagagggggcaagcgtgagagagttatccatgaGTGTACCATCTTTGATGACATGTAGgtttgcacctgctacaagccgatgctactGCAAAAGCTATGCTCCCATATGATTGCTGAGTGTGCTGTGACGGGTATGAGAACTCGGAGGTGCATCTCTGACTACTTCAAAAAGGAAGCTTTGTTCGACACCTGAAACCATGAGGTCTACGATTTcaggatttatggttctttcacgaaggaacctgGGTCTGATTGTGTGTTCATCCCTGATCCCGACaagatgaagtagaagaagGGACTGTATAGGACTACGAGGCTCCGTAATGACATGAATGAAGCAGAAGCTGGACGTTGCGTGAAATTGTGCAACAAGTGCAACAGAAcaggacacacttacaagaaatgcactaTTGGTGTCCTAAGTGTGAACCCCACGGAAGCAGGTCCTTCCGGGTCTGGTGCAGATGGGAGACGTCCTCAGGGTCATCGGCTTCCTCGGCTCATTTAGATAGATTAATTTTGTAATTCGgggtgtgatggatattcatgtgcacaacaTTGTACTTTACTATTTTAGTACTGAGGTTGTCACTATGTGCAAGGTTGTAACATGTTAGGTTGTGATTTATTCACATATTTATGTATaatttgaacaatctattatgtcatgttatatgttggacaTTTGCTTGTTCAGTTCTCATAAATAAAGACCAGTTTAGATCAGGTCTAGAGCGGTCGACACCTCTTACTCTATGTTTGTTTTGTATATAcaaatgtaaataacttgtgaacatgcagGTATGGCGCACCCGGAGTTGCTTGACCCTGAGCTCGACGTTAGGCACCATTTGTACCGCATCGTAGTGCAGGCTGAGGAGCTCCCATTACTACGACCTCGTGTGcaagatgagctcatgaggattgacgagCGCTGAATCCCAAGGTTTGTCCACTTCGAATTTAACGTTTCATACCGATTTTTGTCGTTATTCGTCGCTAACTGTATTATGTTTGCAGGTTGCGTGCTGCTAACCTACTTCCGCTGTGCCAACTGGTGGAGGTAGATGCGTTGACGGGGGTCTCAAAGGCGGTGATGCGGTTCAGCTATGACAGGGCCCTCATCGAGGCCCTTGTTGACAGGTGACGTtctgagacgcacacgttccacctcccgtgcagCGAGATGGTGCCCACGCTCAAGGGCGTCTCGCTCTTGATGGGCATACCTTGCGTGGGTATCACTGTTGGGGCTAGGGACATGGGCGTGGGCTGGCGCGATGAAATGTTGGCCTGCTTCTCCGTCGTTGAATGGAGGGATGGTGTACAGGGACCAGGCGTGTTCTCTTGAGGTACGAATAACACTACGTGAGTACGAAGAACACGttatgttattgttactgtcataatatcttttatgtattgtg is part of the Phragmites australis chromosome 12, lpPhrAust1.1, whole genome shotgun sequence genome and harbors:
- the LOC133886527 gene encoding uncharacterized protein LOC133886527, translating into MTETWFTRAVDFWHEWAIRVAASSSLVAHVVLALLAGSRRRNWCPGWRLVLWVAYQIVDIAGTYALSNLSIDTTGDKAAVEREQLLVAFWTPFLLLHMGGPDNIGAYSLEDDKLSLRKVFGTVSQVLGALYVVYTNIYLGDSWLLRAATIIMITVGIPRFFEKALALLGGDFGKIRGSSNKKHPSPAVLFSIGEQELDNEHALLCAQIMFLYCGRRTMADSSDEKHNLEVSRKILSLGWKDMCKVVELEASLIYDVLYTKAAKVHTWGGYLLRLISPLATATAAFLFWLYPKVSVEPVDVIITYILLVAAFMLDVVWLVTALGSTWAYAFLTARPRVWLHHKVLCGGWWCWFRHIAVSLHPWRLLGKDPSSYRMWSGAIGRYDLLYECTRAPGCTASLCSWLATKVGQEDTWNECRFWKYLSEIPQDVKELLFERIKRRLSDTTDGNATAYPRKDIRALWGQEAVKRCKKKFGGLKLPSFGREFQEDILLWHIATTIYLWSGNHQLIRGANASTMQRNHVKAIEAVSEYLMFLLAARPHMLPDCALRRLYEVTCQVLEEEWVKGKENSSCCASRKKKFAEILCNKEESGDPDSDPNRRLISEATRLAIALQQVDSMKVKDLVELIFDVWVDKLLYAGIQCSRESHAKQLSRGGELITIVWIVAEHAGLFCIGEPYNEIIDDGSSPDCSPTNPRVRTGSGTERVCVCVCAGVCVCALRARSQAASLGGTGCPLSWPIS